TCCTTCATATGGGTTTGTAGGTACACTTGGGTATGTGATGAGTGAGCTGGAGGATGGAAAGAAATTTAGTGAAGTTGTGAAAAAAGCCAAGTCTCTTGGCTATACAGAACCAGGTTTTACAATATCtcattgaaatatttttttcactACAATTTTCATGTGCTGATTGTAGTTACCTCTTGTTTGTGAAGTGGAGGTCAAACAAAAATCTCTATATTATTATGTAACTAAGATAAATGAATATAAATAATTTAAGCACAAGGAACACAACTTAAGTATTTATCTTTTACGCTTGTGCATTTACTGATGTGTTTATTTTTACCAGATCCACGTGATGATCTTGGTGGAATGGATGTGGCTAGAAAGGTTAGATACCTCACAATTTCCCACTCAATAAGTGGTGTTCTGTTTGTTGCTTTTTTCATTTCCTAAGTGAACTGTTATGTATTGCATGAACTGTTGCTGTGTTGAGTTTGTGTCCTACTAAGATTTGATGTGGAAAATCTTATGAGCATAATCATTATCACAAAACACTCCTCCTGTTCCAGTAGGCCATGTTATCCACTTGTTCATATTCGAGTTTAATAAGTTCGCAGCTTCAACTTCCATATAACCATCTGCATATGGTTAAATCACAATATAAAAACTTACTTTTTTGTGAAAGGGGTAGCTAAGGTTTGGTTCAAATGTTTCAGTTATCTTTGTTAACATGCAGTCAGTTCTAAGAACTTCATGTTTGCATGCAGGCGTTGATCCTTGCTAGGCTTCTGGGGCAACAAATCAGCATGGACAATATCAATGTATGCCTATCTATACTAAAAGATTTATGGCGTCAACTTTGATAGCGTTATTTTTTACAAGCATGGTGCTTTCTAAAAACTGGGTGATATTTTCACTGTTATTGATTATAACTGAAACTTATATGAGTGTGACTGTTACTTTGGCTATTCATGTTAACAGTAATCAAGTAGGTCTGGGCAAAGTTACTTCCTCATGCTGTACTTGTGGATAGTGTGCCTCCTATTCATTTGAATGGTTACATGGAGCCATCTTTTAGGCTTGGTACTGGTTTACTGTAGCATGGATATACTTGTCTGAATTTGTTACAGCAATCATATGCATATATGCTAAGTCTGAAAGAGTTTACTAAACAGCCTCCAAACATGTAAAGTTGTTTATATAGCTGATTGATGGTGCCATTTGTTTTTTGTGGTGTAGTTTGATTAGTTTATATGGCATGAGAGCTTTTCTCTAGATTTTGTGCGATATGATAGCTATTAATTTGAATGTCCTTAACACTATCATTTGTTACTGTAGATTCCTTTCTTTTATACAAAGTTACATCATGAATATAATGTCCTACAGTTAAGTGAATCCCTGATGTTGTAATCAATCAGGCACTGTGTTTTTGGCAATGTCTAAGTGAGCCAATTTTTGTGTTTCTCTTGAATCTCAGGTCGAGAGTTTATATCCTAGCGAATTAGGACCTGATGCAGTATCCACAGAGGACTTCCTTGAAAGTGGTTTGGTACAACTTGACAAGAGCATGGAAGAAAGAGTGAAAGCAGCATCTTCAAGAGGAAATGTTCTTCGCTATGTCTGTGAGATTGGAAGCACAGGGTATGCATCCAGCGTAGCGTGATAGTACTGTGCAATATCCAGTGGCATCATAAATCAGggccatatcttttttttttctgaatctaAAACATTGTTTCTCGTTGTCATTAGTTGTACCAAAATCTTGTTGCCTACCATTTGTTTACTTATTTGGATCTTCTTCCAACCTTGTTTCTCCCTCGCTACTTTTCAATCTCTATGTGGCCTAACGCCCTACTTTGCAGGTGCCAGGTAGGCCTTAAAGAGGTCCCAAAAGATTCAGCGCTCGGTAGATTGAGGGGAAGTGACAATGTGGTATGCTATCATTCGTTCTCCTACTTGCTCTATTTTTTGTTTTACCATCTGTCACCACTGTCTGTTCCCAAAGCGTCAATATCCCAGCTACCATTTGGTTGTCCCTGGTTTGAGATTTTTCACAAATGTGTTTTGCTCGGTGATCAGGTGGAGATATACAGCCGATGCTACGAGAGCTCCCCTCTGGTGATCCAAGGGGCGGGGGCTGGCAACGACACCACAGCTGCAGGCGTTCTTGCTGATATAATCGACCTCCAAGACCTGTTCAGGAAGACGGCATGATTAGTGTCCACCCCCATCCTGTTAGTACCAGAGCGTTTGATAGCTGTACGTAATAGCCATCCTTGAGTAATGAGTGGTGGTGTCCTCTGTGGGATGAGAGGGTTGGTCGAGGAGTTGAGGTCGTATGGACACTTTTGTTCATCCAGCTGCTGCATACTGTTGCGAGCAAATTGGCAAACTGGGACATGCGATGccgagtttttctttttccgagAAACAAATATTTGTTTGAGTGAAACAAGATCCCGTTCTGTAGAAGCAACCAGGCATGGTGGTGCTGGTGATACCTGGAACCTGATggacattgtttttttttttcgtaATCGAACTCGATCCAAAGAGAACGTCCGGCCCACGGTGGTGGAGCGCTACAGATATCAGCTCACGTCCGGCCCACACGCCAGAGAGGGCGAGCTCGATCCAAACctccccgccccgccgctccaTTCCATCCCAATCCAAATCCCAAATGCTGCGGCGCAACCCCACCCGCATCGAGCTCCGGCCCTCCGACCGCGACGAGCTGGAAGaccacctccgcgccgccgccggcagcacccCAACACCCACCACCCTCCCCGGCTACACCACGCCGCCCCCAGCCCCGGCCCCgcacacctcctcctccaaccccctcctccacctcctccacccgccgcccggcgccgcgcCTTCCAAGGCCCACCGCATCGGCCTCACCACCCCGACCCCACCCAACCCCCACAGACCCTCCTAGCTAGGCATGGAGGTCGAGATCAAGATccgcctccccgacgccgccgcccaccgccgcctctcctccttcctcgcgccccgcctccgccgcaccCACGCCCAGCGGAACCTCTtcttcgacgccgccgcgcggaccctcgccgccgccaccgccgcgctccGCGTCCGCCTCTACGGCCCCGACGACCGCGCCCCCTCCCGCGCGGTGCTCGCGCTCAAGCGCCGCCCGCGGATCGACGCCGGCGTCAGCCGCGTCGAGGAGGTCGAGGAGCCGCTCGACCCCGCCATCGccctcgcctgcgccgccgaCCCCGCGCGCCTCGGCGGGGTCGACTCACCGAtcgtccgcctcgtcgccgccgactaCGGCGTCGGAGGGGACGCCGCGCCATTCGTCTGCCTCGGCGGCTTCCGGAACACCCGCGCCGTCTACGAGCTCGAGGACGAAGGGCTCGTGCTGGAGCTTGATGAGACGCGGTTTGACTTCGGGACCAGCTACGAGCTCGAGTGC
This genomic window from Setaria viridis chromosome 8, Setaria_viridis_v4.0, whole genome shotgun sequence contains:
- the LOC117833076 gene encoding triphosphate tunnel metalloenzyme 3; its protein translation is MEVEIKIRLPDAAAHRRLSSFLAPRLRRTHAQRNLFFDAAARTLAAATAALRVRLYGPDDRAPSRAVLALKRRPRIDAGVSRVEEVEEPLDPAIALACAADPARLGGVDSPIVRLVAADYGVGGDAAPFVCLGGFRNTRAVYELEDEGLVLELDETRFDFGTSYELECETAEPDQVKKVLERLLTVAGVPYEYSRSNKFACFMAGKLLP